The window CCGCAAGGAGTGTATCAATGCAAAGTTTGTTGCAAATCCCGGGTGTTTTCCCACGGGCGCAACGCTTGCAGCCGCCCCTCTGGCGAAATACGCCCACACGGTGATCTTTGACTCAAAGACCGGCGTGAGCGGTGCCGGTGACAATCCGTCCGCCGTCACCCACTACCCGAATGTCGGGGACAATGTTGGACCCTACAAGCTGACGAATCATCGTCACCTTGCCGAGATGAAACAGGAAATCGCCGGGCTGGGTTCAAAAGCGAATGTCTACTTTACCCCCCATCTCGTCCCGGTAAACCGGGGTATCCTGACAACGGCTCATATCCTGCTCAATGAGCCCCTTGAGCAGAAAGAAGTGGAAAAACTCTACCAGGATTTCTATAAGAATGAATATTTCGTCCGGTACCAGAAACCCTCGCTCGCTGCAGTCCGCGGGAGCAACTTCTGCGATGTGATGGTGGAAAGCGAAGGAATGCGTGTCGTTGCAGTCTCCGCGATCGACAACCTGGTGAAAGGCGCAAGCGGACAGGCAATCCAGAACATGAACCTGATGTGCGGGCTCTCCGAAAAGGACGGGCTCGTCAGCGCAGGAATGCTCCCGTAGGTGACAAAAATGCTGGTAAAAGACGCAATGACAAAAAACCCGATGGTCTGCTCTGCTGATACTCCTCTTCGTGAAGCGGTAAGTCTGTTCCGGAAGTATCACATCGGAGGCCTACCCGTGATGGAAGGCGCAGAGCTTATTGGGATGCTGACTGAGTCAGATCTCATCTCGCTCCTGGAATCCGAACGGATCTCTGATGATCTCTGGCTGCCGTCGCCCTTTGAGATCATCGAGATCCCGATCCGCGAGTATGTGAACTGGGAAAAAACCAAGCATGCCCTGCGCAATATCGGCGATATGCCGGCAAAAAAGGTGATGACACATCGTGTGATCACCGCGACTGAGGATATGGAAGTTGAGGAAGCGGCATCCCTGATGCTCAAAGAGGGAGTTACCCGTCTGCCGGTATTGCAGGGGAAAAAATTGACCGGGATTCTTACCCGTTCAGATATTATCAATGCAATCGGCGCATCACATTCTGACACGAATGGAATGGGAGATTAAATGTCGGTAAGAAGTATCTGTGCAGTCAAGGGCGTTACTGCGTATGGTATGAAAGAAGGCAAGTTCGGTCTTGCCCTTATCCGGGCAAGCGGGACTGCCGCCGGTGTTTTTACCGAGAACCTTGTCAAGGCCGCGCCTGTCGAACTCATGCGCAAACAGATAAAAAAAGGCACTTTAGAAGCGGTTATCGCAAACAGCGGTTGTGCCAATGCTTATACCGGAAAACGCGGGTATGAGGATGCAGTCGCGATGACCGGGTTTGCCGGGGATGCGCTTGGGGTCGATGCAAAAAAAATCGGGGTCGCAAGTACCGGTGTTATCGGGCGCTATCTCGATCTCCCGCTTATCGAACGCCAGTGCAAATTGATTGCACCGAAACTCGCTCGTACCTTTGAGGCTGAAACCCTGACGGCGAAGGCGATCATGACTACGGATCTCTACCCCAAGCATGCGCTGGTGGAGAAAGAGTCGTTCTGTATCGGGGGTATCACGAAAGGGAGCGGCATGATTGCGCCCAACATGGGCACGATGCTTGCGTTCATTTACACCGATGCCGAGATTGGTGCAAAACCGCTTGCCGACGCTCTGAAACTGGCCACAAAGAGGACGTTCAACCGCGTGGTGGTTGATGGCGATACGAGCACCAATGACATTGCCCTTTGCACGGCCACCGGAGAATCCGGTAAGGTGAATGTAAAGGAGTTCTCCGCTGCATTAGAGGAATGCTGCCGCTCGCTGGCGATGCAGATTGCCGCTGATGGTGAAGGGGCATCGAAACTGCTCGAAGTGACGGTCAAAGGTGCACCCAAAGAGGACGATGCAGCAAAAGTTGCCCGCACGGTAATAGAATCCCCGCTTGTCAAGACGGCGGTATATGGAGAGGATCCCAACTGGGGTCGTGTAGTTGCAGCAGCAGGCCGGGCCGGGGTAAAGTTCGATCCCAACGCGGTCTCACTCTGGATCAGCGATGGCAACGTGAAGTATCCCCTCGTGAAATCCGGTGAGATCATCGCCGATCTCAAGAATGCAAAGGCGGCCATGCATGGCAAAAAAGTGATCTTTGTTCTCGATCTTGCGGCGGGAAAGGCAGAAGCAACAGCCTGGGGCTGTGACCTGACCGAGAAGTATGTCGAGATCAATGGGAGGTACACCACATGATGAAACGCGAAGACGTGCTCATGGAAGCCCTGCCGTATATCCAGCAGTTCCACGGCAAGACCATCGTGATCAAGCTTGGCGGCCATGCGATGGTGGACCCGGTTGTGCTGGAGAACGCGATCCGGGATGCGGTGCTCCTTCACTATGTGGGTATCCGGGTAGTCCTGGTACATGGCGGTGGACCGGAGATCTCCGAGAAGATGAAGGCGATGGGCAAGGAATCCGTCTTTATCGGGGGATTGCGGGTGACAGACCCGGAAACCCTCGAGATCGCCCAGATGGTTCTCGTAGGCAAGATCAACAAAGGGATCATCTCGCTGATAGCGAAAAGCGGTGCCCGTGGAGTCGGGCTGTCGGGTAGTGATGGCAACCTGATTATCGCAAAAAAGATGGATCTCCAGAAGATCGAAGTCGAAGGTGTCCAGAAAGAGGTCGATCTCGGGCATGTCGGCGAGATCGAATGGATCGATCCGTCAATTCTCAATACCCTGCTTGATACAGGTTATATCCCGGTAATCGCACCGATAGCGATTGACCGGTTCGGCGGGAGCTTAAATATCAACGCCGATACGGCAGCCGGTGATATTGCCATTGCACTCAAGGCCTACAAACTTGTGAATATGACAGATGTGGACGGGGTCATGGATGCCAAGCGAACCCAGGTATACCGGAAACTGACCATAAACGAGACGAATGATATGCGGAAATCCGGGGCAATCAGTCAGGGAATGATCCCCAAGGTGGGCTCGGTAACCAAGGCGGTAGAAAATGGCGTGAAATATGCGCATATCATCAATGGCAACACCGAACACAACCTCATCCTCGAACTTTTCACCCGGGATGGTGTCGGGACAATGATCTCCTTAAAATAATTTTTTTTAAAAGCTGCCCGCGGGGTATTTTATTATTGGCCCCTCTCCAATACCATTACAAGGTTTTTTGAGGATGGATAAAACAATAAAAATCGCTACCGGACTTTTCATTGTAGTGGCTCTCTTATGTGCGATTTTTTTTATCTTACCCCTGCAGGCTGAAAAAACACCTGTACCGGGCATAGAAAGTTCCGTGCAGGACAAGGTGACGGTATATTTTTTCTATGGTGACGAATGCCCGCACTGCCATAACGTGATGCCGTTTATGGTGTCGCTCAAAGAAAAATACCCGGATGTGGATATCCAGATCCTTGAAACATATCATAACAGTACGAATCAGATCCTGTCTGTTTCGCTCAACCAGAAACTCGGGGCGGGAAATCCCGGCGTTCCTGAAGCGATTATCGGGAATGTTGTTCTGGTTGGCGAACGGGATATTCCTGCGAACCTGGAAGCTGCCATTATCGGGGAACTTAAAAAAAAAACGGTGAGTGATGGGCAGGTACCCCCACAGGTAACCCCGGAAATAGATTCTACCAGCACTCCCGGATTTCCGCAACTCAGCCTGGTGCTGGTCATCATTGCCGCTCTCGTTGACAGTGCAAATCCCTGTGGTTTGTCCGTTCTGGTTTTCCTGTTGATCCCGATGGCTGCTGCCGGGAGCAGGAAGCGCATCCTGCTTGTCGGCGGTGCCTATATCGCCGCAACGTTCCTGTTTCATCTTCTCGTAGGCATAGGGCTTTTCTCGGCGATCTCCTTCTCCGGGTTCTCGCGGGTATTCGCTATTATTGGTGGGGCGGTTGCTCTTCTTCTTGGGATCATAACGATTGCGGATGTACTCCGGAACAAAGAGAAATTTCTCCTGTCCATACCGGAATCGAAGAAAGGGATCCTTGGGGATTATATCCGCATTGCATCGCTTCCCGCCGCATTTATACTGGGTATCCTTGCCGGCATCCTTGGGTTCTCCTGCACCGGGGGCATCTATATCAGCATCCTTGCCCTCATGGGCAGAGAGATGACGGTAATGGCCGGATTGCCATGGCTTGTGCTCTACAACTTCATCTATGTCCTCCCCTTAATCCTGATTACCCTCCTTGTTGTGTATGGTATATCTCCGGGACGGGCTGAAAACATGAGGACAAAGTACAAGCGGATGATCAGGATGGTCATCGGTGTGATACTGGTTGCCCTTGGGGCGATTATCCTGCTCGGGTGGATGGGGTAAACCCCTCATAATGTTTCAGGTAAAAAAATAGTTGGGATAAATCCCCAAAATTAATCCCGGAAAAGCAGAATCAGGGAAGATTTCCGTCTCCGGAACATTCCCGCTGGCGCTCTTCGCTCATCGCAATGAGCTGCTCGAATATTTTCTGAACTGCGACAGGATCGATTTTGGCCTCAACCGCCTGATCAAAAACTGCGTTCAGCACTTCAGATGCCCGGTGCTCATCATGGACCGGCATCCCTGCATGGATCTTGATTTTGGCAATCTTTCCCGCAAGCTCCTGCCGGTGTGCGATGAGCCGGATAATCTCTTTATCCGTTTTGGTGATCTCTGCCCGTACGGTCTCCAGGGACATATACTATACATCTCTGATTCTTCACATAAACGTGTTTATCCCCGCTTAAACACCAAAGCAGATATCGCAGGAGCACCCTATCTGATCCGGTGATTTCATGCTCGAACGCATCTCCCGAAGGGAAGAGTTTGATCTTTTTATTGCGTGGATAGCGATATCCCTGTCGTTTGCGATTATCAAGATCGCACCCTATGGTATAACCGGGCCGGTCAATTCGATAGACCCCGTTGCTGCACTGATTTTTTTAGGCATCGCCCTCCTGACAGCCGGTATCGGGTTTATCTTCCATGAGATGGCCCATAAGTTTACCGCAATACGATTTGGGTACTGGGCGGAATTCCGGAAAGATAACACCATGCTCCTGTTCGCCGTGCTCCTTGCAGCACTTGTAGGTTTTGTCTTTGCCGCCCCGGGTGCAACGGTCATTTACAGCAACTCAGGTAGCGGACAAGGCCTGACCAAGCGGGAGAACGGGATAATTTCAGCATCAGGTCCGGTTGTCAACCTCCTGCTCTGCATACCATTCGCCGCACTGGCATTGTTTGGAGGACACGCAATTGGCGGCCTGCTTACCTATATCGGTATTTTCGGTATCCAGATCAACGCGATGATCGCTGCGTTCAATATGCTCCCGATCAGTGTCCTTGACGGAAGAAAAGTCATGGCCTGGAATATCCCGATCTTTGCGTTGCTGATCATTGCAGCGTTCGGAACACTCGTAGCATCGTTCTATCTGCTCTGATCCCGGCCAATTTTTTTTATAAAAATGTCGATGGAATGCTCGTTCATTCCATTTTTAATTTTTCAATAACACCAACAACTTTCTGCCCTTTCTCAAATGCATCCCTGAGCGCAGTCGGGTGATTTTTGATCCCTTTGAATTCATCCATATTATTAGCAATGATATTGTCGTAGTATTCGAACCCGGTGCCGTTGAAGATGGCCGTGATCGCAGGAAACGCCCCGTCAAAGACATGGTCCCAGTTCTGCCCGGCCGTGGAGATGAAGAGCCCTTTATGCCGTTTTACGTGCTCATCGGTGAAATAGAGCGTTTTTAAGATGAATTTCCGGGCCCAGAGGTACTGTCCCCGGTCGATCAGTCCCTTGAGTTGTGCGGTGATACCCATGGTATAGATGGGAGAGGCGACCGCGATACAATCGGCGGCGAGTATTTTATCAAATATTATTATTGCATCGTCCCTGACAATACACTCTCCATTTTTATGGCAGGCATTGCACCCCCGGCAGGGAGAGTAATCCATATCCTTAAGCACTACTTTCTCAACCGAGGCACCGGCAGTCCGTGCACCATCAAGGAAGCTGTCGAGCAGGGTTTCGGTGTTCCCGTGCCGGTGCGGGCTTCCCGATATGCCAAGGACGCTTTCGGTCATTAAAATCACCTATTAAGCCGCTTTTTGATCTCGGCAAGCACGGTTTTACCGAGTTTCTCGGCATCGGTCCTGGCGGTTGGGTGCTTATCTATTGCACCTTTTTCATCCACGCCGTTGATCATGAGGTAGGAGATATCAGCATCCTTGATATCAATGACATGGTAGAAACATTTCACTGAAGGAATGGCAGCCTCAAAGACATGATCCCAGTTCTGCCCGGCAGATGAGAGAAATACCCCCAGCCTCTTACCCTTGCGTTCCGGGGGAACAATGGGGAGTTTGAGCACATATTTCCGTGAACGGAACACCTGTGCACGGTCGATCAGGGCTTTTGGCTGCGAAGCGATACCCATGCAGTAGATGGGCGATGACAGCAGGATAATGTCGGCGGCAACGATCTTGTCGTGGTAGATGTCCATGCCATCATGCTGCACGCAGGCATTGAGCTTCTCGCAGGCATTGCACCCCCGACAGGGATTGATATTGGCATCGGTCAGGGCGATTTTCTCTACGACCACGTCCGGGTCAGCGATCATCCCGCCCAGTACCCAGTCCAGCAGCGTCTCGGAGTTGCCATGCCTGCGGGGACTTCCGGCAAAGGCGAGGACTTTGATCGGCATAATCGTATCTTTGTCATGCGTCATAAAAAAGGATTGGATGGGGATCAGGGATAACGAAATTTTCTGGATGAATCGCCGGGAGCTTTGGCTGGATTAACTGTTCGCATAGGATACAGGCAGAGCAGAAAAGTGCAAAACGTTCTGGAATGATGACCCCCCATGCAGTTCACGAGAGTATGGGTGGTGGAAACCGCGAGTAAGATGTACATTTGATAAACAACTGTACAATTGATAGTCAAATGTCCAATTGACAAAAATTGCGTTGCTCACGCCGGACGAGTTTTGGGAATGGGTGGGGGTACCCCCTCCAAGACATGAGAGGGGGGTGGCTCATTTTTCATGTGAGGGGCAGGGATCCCCATGCACCCCCCCTTTGTATGCTGAGGGGAAATCAGAACAACAAAAAAAAGTTTATTATTGTAACCAGACGCGGCCGGCTCACACTTTCTTGAAGCAGAGGTACCAGTCTTTGCACTCGTACCCTTCGGTTGGCCGCTTCTCCATCTCGGCAGCGGTCTTTGGGGCCGGGACAACTACCTTGTCACCCGGCTGCCAGTTTGCCGGTGTTGCCACCTTGAACTTGTCCGTGGTCTGGAGTGCCTTTACCAGCCGGAGGATCTCCGGCATGTACCTGCCGTTCTGCAGGGGATAATAGATCATCGCCCGCATGATTCCCTTGTCATCGATGAAAAAGACCGTCCGGACGGTAGCGGTTGAACTCTGTCCCTTGTGGATCATCCCGTACATCAGTGAGACTTTCATGGTAAGGTCGGCGATGATTGGGAACGGGATCTGGACGTCCATCTTCTCCTTCACGGCATGCACCCACGCAAGGTGGGCAGAGACGCTGTCAACCGAGAGACCGACAAGCTGCACATTGAGCGCTTTGAGGTCTTCGTGGATTTCAGTGAACGCAAGGAATTCCGTTGTACAAACAGGTGTGAAATCTGCCGGGTGGGAGAAGAGAATAACCCACTTGCCCTTAAGACTTGACAGCTTAAGCGGACCATGTGTGGTCTCGGCCTCGAAATCCGGGGCCGGTTCCCCGATGCTGGGGAATGTTATGCAATCTTCAGTATCCATGATACCACCCTCCCGTTACTTCATCACTTCATCGAGCTGTGCTCTTCCATATACGTAGGCCGGCATGCCCGAGAGGAGGAACGTAACTCGCAGTGCCTCTTCAACTTCTGCCTTGGTCACACCGAGATTTTTTGCACCGGCCAGCTGGGCCCGCACGGCATGCTGGTCACGGAGTGCCGCAGCAATTGCGATTGCGATGAGCTTCTTGGTCTTCTTTGAGAGTTTGCCATCGTCCCAGATGTGGTTCTCGAATTTCATGACGAGATTGAACATCTCGGGCTCTTTGGTGGTCAGCTCTTTGAAGAACTTCGGTACTTTTCCGATCTTCTTCTCAAGGCTCTTGAGTTCCGCTTCCGTTCCTTTCTTTGCTACCGGTTTTTTTACGGGAGCCTTTTTTGCTACTGTTTTTTTAACAACCATAATTACTCACTCTCCAATTGCATGGGTTCGCCGCAGCAGATTAGTTCTCCGCCGCCGGACTCTTTCACCACAACAACATTGCCGCAGATCTCGCACCTGAAGACCTGCCCTTCTTTTGAGACGTTTACCATACAGAGATCCTCCTTAACGCCCGATAAACCTGGGAGCAGGAATCCCGCGTACCGGTTTTTGGTTACAGGAACCCCCAGAAGTCATATCGCTGTACGTGTGCCCGAAAAGAAAAATATAAAATTATATATTACTTTTACCGCGTTTTGGCGGGTTCTTCACATCATCTGCGGATTTGATGTCCGGGCGGATGTGCGTCATCGGGAAACACTGGTACTCTTCACAGGCACAGGCTGGACATTTCCTTAAGTCCTGTTCGCTCTTGTCAAGGGTGAGTTCCTTTCCACAGTCTATGCAAACATATTTTCCGGGCCCGACTTTTTGTCCTGCGTTATACTTCTTATTTTCAGTCAAACGATTCACCAAAACTTTCATTCACGTCAAAGATATATATGGGTTGTGTTCGTACTGCTGATTTGCCCGATACTGGGTCGGATTATCAGAAGTGCAGGACCGTATGCAAAGGTATATTGTGGTTTTTCACATCTACTGATATATGGGAAAAAAGATCATCGCCCTTCTGGGAAGTCCCCTTTCTGACGGTAACACGGCAAAACTGCTTGACCGTGCAATCAAAGGTGCAGAGGATGCCGGATGTACCGTTGAGAAAATTGAAGTCGGCAGCCTTGATTATCAGGCCTGCACGGAGATGATGTTCTGCAAAGACCATGAAACCTGTATCATGGATGACGACATGCAGCAGATATACCCGAAATTTAAGGAGATGGACAGTCTCATCATCGCCACACCGATCATGACGATGGGAATTCCCGGGAAACTCAAATCGATGATGGACCGGTTCCAGGTCTTTTACATGGCCAAATATATGCGGAAAAAGTCATTTATCGCAAAGGAACGGAGAGCGGAACGCAGAGGGTTGTTCATCTGCATATCCGGTATGAATGTCCCCGAGGTTTTTGTGGGAGCAAAACTGACCATCAGGGGTTTTTTCGATACTATCGACTGCCAGTATACCGATGAACTGCTAATCAGCGATATGGATACGATCCGCGATGTGACCGCACACCCGGATCTTCTCGAGGCCGCCTACCAGAAGGGGTATGCACTGGGAAAATCGCTCGCGGCGTAATCTTTTCCACGAGGGGGCTTTTTTTATATCACAAAATTCCGTTGTTGCAGGAACGCTCCGGATAGATTTTCCCGTCCGCTAGAGCAGTCCCCGTTCCTTCATGCTCAGGTAACCGGTTTTTGTCACAATGATATGATCGATTAACTGGATGCCCAGTAACAACCCTGCCTCCCGGAGCTGCGTGGTGATCGCAATATCCTGCGGGCTGGGTTCGAGCGAACCCGACGGGTGGTTGTGGACGCAGATGACGGATGCTGCCCGGTCGGTAATTGCATCGGCAAAGACTTCCCTGGGATGGACCAGACTGTGATTGAGCAATCCGACAGTGATGACCCTGCTGTCAAGTACCTCGCCTGCCCCATTGAGGGTGATACAGATAAAATGCTCCTGCCGTTTGTCCCGCATGTCTGCTATAAGGGAGAGTGTAAGGACGTCTTGCGGTTTTGTTACCTTGATACTGCCCCCTGCAGGTGCACAATAACGCCTTCCCAGTTCGAAGCATGCCGTGATCTGGGCTGCCTTTGACGGGCCGATTCCCATAACTGAGAGAAGGTCCTCATACTGAATCGTGCCTTTTTTATCCTTCAGGAGCCCGCAGATCTCCTTTGAGATTACCCGGACATCGTTGCCCCGTGTGCCCCTGCCAAGGATCGACTCGATCAGTTCCTGTTCAGTGAGTGAAGTAACTCCTTTCTGGGCAATTTTTTCGCGTGGCCTGTCCTGTTCAGGAACATCTTTCATCTTCTTCATGGAAAACCCGGCATGCAGGATGCGGCAGGGGCCGGGATCCTGTGGTATGTCAGGAGTACTTTTTGGCACTGCAAAAACCTTTCTTTTTGTGATTGGCATATCTTTGCCCCTCTGCCAATGAAGAATCTTTAAGTCAGCATCTCTCCATATCCTATCCTTATGGCAACCATAGAGAATGCAAAAGAGGCATTTGCCGGTGAATCCCAGGCAAACCGGAAATACCAGGCTTTTTCTGAAAAAGCTGCCGAAGAGGGCTTCAAAAACATTGCAACCCTGTATAAAGCGGCATCCGAAGCAGAAGCAATTCATGCAAAAAAACTCTTAAAAGTGCTTGCTGCAATCGAGCCGACTGCAAAGAACCTTGAAGCGAGCATTGCCGGCGAGACCCATGAGTTCACCCATATGTACCCTGAGTTTGTCAAGGTGGCAGAGGCGGAAGGGAGAACTGATGCATTGCTTGCATTTACTCATGCGATGAAGGCCGAACAGGTGCATGCAACCCTGTACAAGAAGGCGCTCGATGCGGTAAAGGCGGGAAATGATCTTGGACGGGAAAAAATTTTCCTCTGCCCGGTCTGCGGGAACATTGAGATTGGCATTGTTCCGGACAAATGCCCGATCTGCGGTGTTTTTAAGAAACAGTTCCGGGAAATCACTCTGTAACTATTTTTTCATCGTTTTCTTTTTCATTATCTCTTTCTTTTTGGGCCTCTTTTCTGCGCCGGTGAAGCCACACCACGACAAGGACCAGGGCGATCAGGGTAGCCCATGATGCGGAGTAGATGATGATTATCGGGTTGACAAACATGTTCTGCGGAATAAATGGCGGGAGCGGTGCCTGTTGCAGGGTTTTTTCAAACCTTACTGCCACCGATGCCGGGAACCGTTCTTTACCGTCAAAATAGCGGATGGTTACGGTGGCATTTCCAGATGGGATTACGCCTTCTGCCGGTGCGTTATTGGTATTGGGGAACGCGATGGTGCGGGTAATCCTTCCATGTTCATCGCGAATTTCGATATACCATGCATCAGGGTAAGCGTTGGAAAAGAGATCCTGGGCACTCACGGTAAGTTTTGAACCTGCGGGCACGGTCACTTTCCAGGTTCCGTTCCCGGTTTTATCCGGAAATGACATTATTCTGGTGACAGATTCGCTTCCCTGCAACTGTACGGTACCTGAAACGGGGTAACAGGCTGTTGGTTCTTCCGGCTTCCCGATAATCAGGGGAGTAACCGGCTCCTGTGTGCAGCGGAACCGGTCATCCATAACCTGACCATAGGTTAATGCCCTCGGGTAAATCCTTACCTCATCAAGCCCGCCCCGGAAATAATCCGGGCATGCCGTGTCCGGAGCATCCCCGGTACCTGCATCTGCGCCCAGTACGACATAATTAGGATACTGGTATTGGATCGCACCTGATGCATTTTTCTGGTTTCTCAGCACGCCATCGAAGTATAATTTTGAGCTCTGGCCATCATAGGTTCCGGTGACGTGGTGCCACTGGTTTAAGGAAATGCCCTCGTGCTGGACAGGCACATCCAGATTCCCATAGCCTTCAAGGTTAATTGTCCACCAGAGGTCTCCCCCGTCTCCGATACCAAGGCGGTAACCCCCTTCATTATAGGACGAGATCAATGTCTGCGGGCGAAAAGAATCGGTATAAAACCAAGTAGAAACGGTGATTGCCTCTTCCGGGTGGTTGCGGGGATTATACGGGATTATCGCATAGCTGTTAATCCCGTTAAACAGGAGTGCACCGCCGCACCCGCTATTCTCGATTCGTGATGTGCTGTACATCTTCCCGCCATTCCCGTGCCCTGAACCATCGAGAATATAGGTGCCGCTTCCCTCATTGAAGCTGAGGTACAATGAAGGATCTGTTATCGTGTCCTGCTGTCCTGAGGCCACTCCTCCCAGCAGCAGGAGCAACAGGCAGACCAGTACGGGTACTCGCAGTCCTATTCTGCTACAGGTGGTTCTCATGGTAGCTGATCAATGCTCTATGGGGGCTCATTAAAAAAGAATATTGCTATTGGCAGCAAAGGCCGGCTTACCTCTGTCCAAATATTTATATGACGCCAGCGCATTTCTGGAACTGATGACAAAAGTCACCGTCTACTCCACCCAGAACTGTCCCTACTGCCGGATGGCCAAGGCCTTTCTTGATAAACACGGTGTCCCGTATGAGAGCATAGATGTTGGCGCGGATAACGAAGCCGCAAAAAAGATGATCGATCTCTCCGGCCAGCGCGGAGTGCCGGTGATAATCGTCGATGATGAGGTGATTGTCGGTTTTGACTCCGAGCGCCTCAATGAACTTTTCGGGGAACCTCCGACCGGTGGAAGTTATGATGTCGTGATTGTCGGCGCCGGCCCGGCTGGGCTCACGGCCGGGGTCTATTGCTCCAGAAAAATGTTAAACACGATCATCATCAGCGAAAATATAGGCGGGCAGGCGCTGGAATCGTGGGCGATCGAGAACTATATGGGATACCGGATGATCTCCGGGGAAGAGCTGATGAAAAAGTTT of the Methanomicrobiales archaeon HGW-Methanomicrobiales-1 genome contains:
- a CDS encoding N-acetyl-gamma-glutamyl-phosphate reductase, encoding MKIAIIGASGYAGGELVRLLVSHSTAEVTCVTSRKLAGTPLDQVHPHLKGFTSLKFENPDMDAIDADVAFLAVPHTAAMTHAGKLLERGIKVVDLSADYRLPKDIYEKVYGVAHTDYFSAPYGIPELHRKECINAKFVANPGCFPTGATLAAAPLAKYAHTVIFDSKTGVSGAGDNPSAVTHYPNVGDNVGPYKLTNHRHLAEMKQEIAGLGSKANVYFTPHLVPVNRGILTTAHILLNEPLEQKEVEKLYQDFYKNEYFVRYQKPSLAAVRGSNFCDVMVESEGMRVVAVSAIDNLVKGASGQAIQNMNLMCGLSEKDGLVSAGMLP
- a CDS encoding histidine kinase; the protein is MLVKDAMTKNPMVCSADTPLREAVSLFRKYHIGGLPVMEGAELIGMLTESDLISLLESERISDDLWLPSPFEIIEIPIREYVNWEKTKHALRNIGDMPAKKVMTHRVITATEDMEVEEAASLMLKEGVTRLPVLQGKKLTGILTRSDIINAIGASHSDTNGMGD
- a CDS encoding ornithine acetyltransferase; translated protein: MSVRSICAVKGVTAYGMKEGKFGLALIRASGTAAGVFTENLVKAAPVELMRKQIKKGTLEAVIANSGCANAYTGKRGYEDAVAMTGFAGDALGVDAKKIGVASTGVIGRYLDLPLIERQCKLIAPKLARTFEAETLTAKAIMTTDLYPKHALVEKESFCIGGITKGSGMIAPNMGTMLAFIYTDAEIGAKPLADALKLATKRTFNRVVVDGDTSTNDIALCTATGESGKVNVKEFSAALEECCRSLAMQIAADGEGASKLLEVTVKGAPKEDDAAKVARTVIESPLVKTAVYGEDPNWGRVVAAAGRAGVKFDPNAVSLWISDGNVKYPLVKSGEIIADLKNAKAAMHGKKVIFVLDLAAGKAEATAWGCDLTEKYVEINGRYTT
- the argB gene encoding acetylglutamate kinase — protein: MKREDVLMEALPYIQQFHGKTIVIKLGGHAMVDPVVLENAIRDAVLLHYVGIRVVLVHGGGPEISEKMKAMGKESVFIGGLRVTDPETLEIAQMVLVGKINKGIISLIAKSGARGVGLSGSDGNLIIAKKMDLQKIEVEGVQKEVDLGHVGEIEWIDPSILNTLLDTGYIPVIAPIAIDRFGGSLNINADTAAGDIAIALKAYKLVNMTDVDGVMDAKRTQVYRKLTINETNDMRKSGAISQGMIPKVGSVTKAVENGVKYAHIINGNTEHNLILELFTRDGVGTMISLK
- a CDS encoding chorismate mutase, whose protein sequence is MSLETVRAEITKTDKEIIRLIAHRQELAGKIAKIKIHAGMPVHDEHRASEVLNAVFDQAVEAKIDPVAVQKIFEQLIAMSEERQRECSGDGNLP
- a CDS encoding peptidase M50 produces the protein MLERISRREEFDLFIAWIAISLSFAIIKIAPYGITGPVNSIDPVAALIFLGIALLTAGIGFIFHEMAHKFTAIRFGYWAEFRKDNTMLLFAVLLAALVGFVFAAPGATVIYSNSGSGQGLTKRENGIISASGPVVNLLLCIPFAALALFGGHAIGGLLTYIGIFGIQINAMIAAFNMLPISVLDGRKVMAWNIPIFALLIIAAFGTLVASFYLL
- a CDS encoding flavodoxin family protein encodes the protein MTESVLGISGSPHRHGNTETLLDSFLDGARTAGASVEKVVLKDMDYSPCRGCNACHKNGECIVRDDAIIIFDKILAADCIAVASPIYTMGITAQLKGLIDRGQYLWARKFILKTLYFTDEHVKRHKGLFISTAGQNWDHVFDGAFPAITAIFNGTGFEYYDNIIANNMDEFKGIKNHPTALRDAFEKGQKVVGVIEKLKME
- a CDS encoding NADPH-dependent FMN reductase, whose translation is MPIKVLAFAGSPRRHGNSETLLDWVLGGMIADPDVVVEKIALTDANINPCRGCNACEKLNACVQHDGMDIYHDKIVAADIILLSSPIYCMGIASQPKALIDRAQVFRSRKYVLKLPIVPPERKGKRLGVFLSSAGQNWDHVFEAAIPSVKCFYHVIDIKDADISYLMINGVDEKGAIDKHPTARTDAEKLGKTVLAEIKKRLNR
- a CDS encoding peroxiredoxin; translation: MDTEDCITFPSIGEPAPDFEAETTHGPLKLSSLKGKWVILFSHPADFTPVCTTEFLAFTEIHEDLKALNVQLVGLSVDSVSAHLAWVHAVKEKMDVQIPFPIIADLTMKVSLMYGMIHKGQSSTATVRTVFFIDDKGIMRAMIYYPLQNGRYMPEILRLVKALQTTDKFKVATPANWQPGDKVVVPAPKTAAEMEKRPTEGYECKDWYLCFKKV
- a CDS encoding carboxymuconolactone decarboxylase family protein, which produces MVVKKTVAKKAPVKKPVAKKGTEAELKSLEKKIGKVPKFFKELTTKEPEMFNLVMKFENHIWDDGKLSKKTKKLIAIAIAAALRDQHAVRAQLAGAKNLGVTKAEVEEALRVTFLLSGMPAYVYGRAQLDEVMK
- a CDS encoding desulforedoxin — its product is MVNVSKEGQVFRCEICGNVVVVKESGGGELICCGEPMQLESE
- a CDS encoding NADPH-dependent FMN reductase, whose protein sequence is MGKKIIALLGSPLSDGNTAKLLDRAIKGAEDAGCTVEKIEVGSLDYQACTEMMFCKDHETCIMDDDMQQIYPKFKEMDSLIIATPIMTMGIPGKLKSMMDRFQVFYMAKYMRKKSFIAKERRAERRGLFICISGMNVPEVFVGAKLTIRGFFDTIDCQYTDELLISDMDTIRDVTAHPDLLEAAYQKGYALGKSLAA
- a CDS encoding rubrerythrin — protein: MATIENAKEAFAGESQANRKYQAFSEKAAEEGFKNIATLYKAASEAEAIHAKKLLKVLAAIEPTAKNLEASIAGETHEFTHMYPEFVKVAEAEGRTDALLAFTHAMKAEQVHATLYKKALDAVKAGNDLGREKIFLCPVCGNIEIGIVPDKCPICGVFKKQFREITL